One Paenibacillus sp. SYP-B4298 genomic window, GGCCCCCGGGCTATTCACCCTACCGAGGCACCCCTTCTCCCGAAGTTACGGGGTCATTTTGCCGAGTTCCTTAACGAGAGTTCTTCCGCGCGCCTTAGCATGCTCTGCTCGCCTACCTGTGTCGGTTTGCGGTACGGGCACCTTCACCTGGCTAGAGGCTTTTCTTGGCAGCTGGAGCTCATGACCTTCGGTACTGTAATTTTCCCTCCCCATCACAGCCTAGCCTTACGATGTGCGGATTTGCCTACACATCAGCCTCACTGCTTAGACGGACATCCATCGGTCCGCGTCACTACCCTTCTGCGTCACCCCATTGCTCATAACGGTTTACGGTGGTACAGGAATTTCAACCTGTTGTCCATCCACTACGCCTTTCGGCCTCGCGTTAGGTCCCGACTTACCCTGAGCGGACGAGCCTTCCTCAGGAACCCTTAGGCTTTCGGCGGACAAGATTCTCACTTGTCTTTTCGTTACTCATACCGGCATTCTCACTTGAATACAGTCCACCAGTCCTTCCGGTCTGACTTCAATCCGTATTCAACGCTCCCCTACCCAACGCATTGCTGCATTGCCATAGCTTCGGTGGTGTGTTTAGCCCCGTTACATTTTCGGCGCAGAGTCACTCGACCAGTGAGCTATTACGCACTCTTTAAATGGTGGCTGCTTCTAAGCCAACATCCTGGTTGTCTGGGCAACTCCACATCCTTTCCCACTTAACACACACTTGGGGACCTTAGCTGATGATCTGGGCTGTTTCCCTCTTGACAATGGATCTTAGCACTCACTGTCTGACTCCCGGCTATAAGTCGATGGCATTCGGAGTTTGACTGAACTTGGTAACCCTTGGCGGGCCCCGCATCCAATCAGTGCTCTACCTCCATGACTCTTTACGCCGAGGCTAGCCCTAAAGCTATTTCGGGGAGAACCAGCTATCTCCGAGTTCGATTGGAATTTCTCCGCTACCCCCACCTCATCCCCGCACTTTTCAACGTGCGTGGGTTCGGGCCTCCAGTGCGTGTTACCGCACCTTCACCCTGGACAGGGGTAGATCACACGGTTTCGGGTCTACAACCACGTACTCATTCGCCCTATTCAGACTCGCTTTCGCTGCGGCTCCGGCTCTTCACCTTAACCTTGCACGTGATCGTAACTCGCCGGTTCATTCTACAAAAGGCACGCCATCACCCCTAAATTGGGCTCTGACTTCTTGTAAGCGCACGGTTTCAGGTTCTTTTTCACTCCCCTTCCGGGGTGCTTTTCACCTTTCCCTCACGGTACTGCTTCACTATCGGTCACCAGGGAGTATTTAGCCTTGGCAGATGGTCCTGCCGGATTCCGACGGGGTTTCACGTGTCCCGCCGTACTCAGGATCCGTCTCGGAGGGAATCGAATTTCGACTACAGGGCTTTTACCTGCTATGGCGAGCCTTTCCAGACCTCTTCGCCTACCCGATTCCTTTGTCACTCCATGTGAGACGTCCTACAACCCCAGAGGGCAAGCCCTCTGGTTTGGGCTACTCCGCGTTCGCTCGCCGCTACTGACGGAATCACTGTTGTTTTCTCTTCCTCAGGGTACTTAGATGTTTCAGTTCCCCTGGTATGCCTCCATTGCAGCTATGTATTCACTGCAAAGTGACTGGGCATTACCCCAGCCGGGTTTCCCCATTCGGACATCCCCGGATCAAAGCCTGCTTACGGCTCCCCGAGGCATTTCGCTGTTCGCCGCGTCCTTCATCGGCTCCTGGTGCCTAGGCATCCTCCGTGCGCTCTTACTAGCTTAACCTTTGCTCTACTTGCGTAAAGCTTTTATCGCTTCGCATGACTGCGGCGCGTTATAAACTCAGCTAAAGGATGTTTCTTTTGCTTTCGCTATCCAGTTTTCAAGGTGCAAATATGATGGTTTGTTAGTGGTGGAGCCAAGGAGGATCGAACTCCTGACCTCCTGCGTGCAAGGCAGGCGCTCTCCCAGCTGAGCTATAGCCCCACAACAAATTCCATCAAAGCTGAACAAATAGATTCATGTCGATTATTTATCCAGTCATCATCGTGACTGGGAGTTGATGCTTACGATGTGCGTTTCTGCGAAACGCTTTAATCCTTAGAAAGGAGGTGATCCAGCCGCACCTTCCGATACGGCTACCTTGTTACGACTTCACCCCAATCATCTACCCCACCTTCGGCGGCTGGCTCCTTGCGGTTACCCCACCGACTTCGGGTGTTGTAAACTCTCGTGGTGTGACGGGCGGTGTGTACAAGACCCGGGAACGTATTCACCGCGGCATGCTGATCCGCGATTACTAGCAATTCCGACTTCATGCAGGCGAGTTGCAGCCTGCAATCCGAACTGAGACCGACTTTGATAGGATTGGCTCCACCTCGCGGTTTCGCTTCCCGTTGTATCGGCCATTGTAGTACGTGTGTAGCCCAGGTCATAAGGGGCATGATGATTTGACGTCATCCCCACCTTCCTCCGGTTTGTCACCGGCAGTCATCTTAGAGTGCCCACCCGAGGTGCTGGCAACTAAGATCAAGGGTTGCGCTCGTTGCGGGACTTAACCCAACATCTCACGACACGAGCTGACGACAACCATGCACCACCTGTCTCCTCTGTCCCGAAGGCCGCCTCTATCTCTAGAGGATTCAGAGGGATGTCAAGACCTGGTAAGGTTCTTCGCGTTGCTTCGAATTAAACCACATACTCCACTGCTTGTGCGGGTCCCCGTCAATTCCTTTGAGTTTCAGTCTTGCGACCGTACTCCCCAGGCGGAATGCTTAATGTGTTAACTTCGGCACCAAGGGTATCGAAACCCCTAACACCTAGCATTCATCGTTTACGGCGTGGACTACCAGGGTATCTAATCCTGTTTGCTCCCCACGCTTTCGCGCCTCAGCGTCAGTTACAGCCCAGAAAGTCGCCTTCGCCACTGGTGTTCCTCCACATCTCTACGCATTTCACCGCTACACGTGGAATTCCACTTTCCTCTTCTGCACTCAAGCCTTGCAGTTTCGGATGCGACCCGAGGTTGAGCCCCAGGTTTAAACACCCGACTTACAAAGCCGCCTGCGCGCGCTTTACGCCCAATAATTCCGGACAACGCTTGCCCCCTACGTATTACCGCGGCTGCTGGCACGTAGTTAGCCGGGGCTTTCTTCTCAGGTACCGTCATGATGAAGGCAGTTACTCCTCCACCCGTTCTTCCCTGGCAACAGAGCTTTACGACCCGAAGGCCTTCCTCACTCACGCGGCGTTGCTCCGTCAGACTTGCGTCCATTGCGGAAGATTCCCTACTGCTGCCTCCCGTAGGAGTCTGGGCCGTGTCTCAGTCCCAGTGTGGCCGATCACCCTCAGGTCGGCTACGCATCGTCGCCTTGGTGAGCCGTTACCTCACCAACTAGCTAATGCGCCGCAGGTCCATCTAGAAGTGACAGATTGCTCCGTCTTTCCCGGTTCGGCCATGCGACCAAACCGCGTATCCGGTATTAGCATTCGTTTCCGAATGTTATCCCAGTCTTCCAGGCAGGTTACCTACGTGTTACTCACCCGTCCGCCGCTAACTATCCGAGAAGCAAGCTTCTCTTCAAGTCCGCTCGACTTGCATGTATTAGGCACGCCGCCAGCGTTCGTCCTGAGCCAGGATCAAACTCTCCATAAAAGTTATGAATAAGCTTGTTAGCTCATTTAAATTGCTGACTTGCAAATAATAGATCGACATGATCCATTTGTTCAGTTTTCAAAGAACTTGTCCGTCGCTTCAAGCCTCATCAACTTGCTGCAACGTCTATTAACTTTATCACTTTCAGACTAGCTTGTCAACATCTTTTTTTGAAGAAAAATGTTGAATGTTTGCTTTCATTAAGCTTTGTCAGAAGCGAAAATGAATAATATATCATGACCAGATGAGTAATGCAAGCTTTTTTATAATATTTTTCGCGAAACCTGCTAACCCATATCATAAGACGGAGAAACCGCCGATAGGCATCGACGGCTTCCCACTATCTCCTCGCTCGAATGGTATCATTCAAGCAGCTTCATAAACTCTTCTTCATTATCAATCACGGTAATCCCCAGTTCAGCCGCCTTCTTCAGCTTGCTGCCCGCCTTCTCGCCCGCAATTACATAGTCTGTTTTTTTCGAGACGCTGCCTGACACCTTGGCTCCCAGAGCCTCGAGACGTTTGGCCGCCTCGTCCCTGGTCATGATAGACATCGTTCCCGTGAGCACCACCGTCTTGCCGCTAAATAGGCTATCGCTACGCACCTCTGCGCGCGCTTCTGCTTCCGCCTTCACGCCCAGTGCGCGCATCCGGTCGATACTCGCCCGAATGACGGGATCGCGGAAGAATGTCGTAATACTCTCAGCCACTATCGCCCCCACGTCTGGCAGACCAACGAGCTCATCTTCTTCCGCAGCCATAATATCATCCAGCGATCTGTAATGATCTGCCAGCATCTTGGTCGTCGCCTTGCCCGTATTCGGTATGCCCAGCGCGTATAGGAACGCTGCGAGGTCTCGTGATTTGGACTTCTCCAGCGCCTCTAGCAGATTCCGGGCCTTCTTATCCCCGAAGCGCTCCAGCTTAATCAGATCGTCGTAGCCAAGCGCGTACAGATCCGCCGGATCACGCACCTCACACTCCGCATAGAGCTGCTCCGCCGTCATGACGCTGAACGTCTCGATGTCCATCGCATCCCGCGAAGCAAAATGAGCAATACGCCCGATCGTCTGCGGCTTGCAGCCTAGCTTGTTATTGCAGAACAAATGGGCTCCGCGCTGCTCAAGCAATGTTCCGCATGCGGGACAAGCCGTCGGGAAAACAATTTCTTCCCCGTCCTCTTCATCCGCCCGGCCTAATATCTCCGGAATAACATCATTGGATCTCCGAATGAACACACGAGTACCCAGCGCATGCTTGAGCCCCTTGCGTTCTATATCTCCTATATTGTTCAATGTGCAGTTCTGCACCGTCACTCCAGCCAGCTCAACCGCTTCTACACGGGCAACAGGGGTTATTTTGCCTGTACGGCCAACCTCCCAGTTAACCGACTCCAGCACGGTTGTCGTCTCTTCAGCTTCAAATTTAAAAGCCACCGCCCAACGCGGGAACTTGTCTGTGTAACCAAGCGCTTCCCTCGTCCGCATGTCCGTAAGCTTAATCACGGCCCCATCAATGAGATAATCGAGCGAGCTGCGCTCCTCCGCAAGCCTGGAAACCTCTGACAGCACCTCATCTATAGTAGACAGATACGCAGAATAAGGATTGACCTTCAATTGATTATCACGCAGGAACTGAGCCATCTCCATATGCGTGTTGAAGGTAATGCCTTCTGCATAGCCCACATTGTAAAAATACGCATTCAGCTTGCGCTCTGCCGTGGTCTGCGGGTTTTTGTTGCGCAGAGCGCCGGCAGCAGCATTGCGGGCATTCTTGAGCGGCTCAGCCGCCGTGGTGTTGTAAGCTTCCAGCACCGACAGATTCATGATGCCTTCGCCCTGAATCTCCACCTTGCCCTCCTTGAACGGTATCGTGAGCGGCACCGACCGGATCGTCTTGACCTGCGCCAGAATGCCTTCACCGATTACGCCGTTGCCGCGCGTAGCGGCCTGAACCAGCCTTCCGCCCTCATAGGTGAGATTGAGCGTTAATCCATCAAACTTGTACTCCACCACGTAAGACGGGTCAGGCAGCGGCAGTTCGTCGGGATGCTTGGCATTGTAGTCCGCTATGGTCTTGAGCACACGCTGGTTCCAGGCAAGCAGATCATCGGCATTTTGCGCCTTGTCCAGACTCCACAGCCGGGACAGATGACGGTGAGGGACAAATCCCTCAAGCAGCTCTCCCCCTACCCTTAATGTCGGAGAATCTGGCAAAACAACGCCGCTCTCACGCTCCAGCACGACCAGCTCATCATACAGCGCATCATATTCCTTATCGCTGGCAATCGGATTATCCAGTGTGTAGTAGTGATAATTCAGCCGATTAATCTCGGCAATCAGTTGCTCCATCCGGGCCTGCAGCGCCTGTTCCATGAGGGCTTCATCCTCTCAGGTAAAATAATATTGGGTGTTGCACACACAAAATCAAGCTACGAAATAATCTAGGGCGTGTCTGAAAACTCTGAACGGAACAGATCTGGCCGAATTTTCGTTCCAGGCAAGGCGCTTTTTCGCAGGCGTACCGGGGGTGCGCCTGCGAAAAAGCAACGCAGCATGGGGCGAAAAGGCGGGGAGAGATGCCCTTGAACGGGTGTTCAGACACGACCTAGTGACGAGACTGCACTTATATAGCGACAGCATATGGCGAAATACTTATCCTCCGCCATATGCTGCGAATCATACCTTCGTAATCGGCGCAAAGCCAGCAAGCAGCCGCTTCAGCCCGACCGGGGCCGGGAACGCAATCTGCAGCTCCATGTCATTGCCGCTGCCCTTGACGGCTACGATCGTTCCCGTCCCCCACTTGGCGTGCGCTACCTTGTCGCCCGCCACAAAATCACGCGGCCCCTGCGCAGCTTCGGCCGCGCCCGCTCCGGCCGCCTGGCCGGCGCCGGGCAGCCCTGGCGTGACGCGCACCGCGCCGCCACGCGCAGCCCCGCCGCCGCCGGCGGCCCCTGCCGCCCCCGCGAAGCCGGGGCGGCCACCCGGGCCTGGCGCCATGCTGCCAGGCCCGCCGCTTGCGCCGCGGAACCCGAAGCCTGCGGCATTCGGGTCGGCGGCGTAGCTGCTGCGGCGCGGCGCAAAGCCAGCGCCGCCGGCACTGCCGCGTGCCGACTTCAGCTCGGTCGGCACCTCCTCCAGGAAGCGCGACGGCGCATTGGCCGCCGTCCGCCCGAACAGCGTCCGCATGCGCGCGCAGGTTAGATAGAGCTGCTTCTCCGCGCGCGTGATGCCAACATAAGCAATCCGCCGCTCCTCCTCCAGCTCTTTGTCATCGGTGAAGGCGCGGCTATGCGGGAAGACGCCCTCCTCCATCCCGATAATGAATACGATCGGGAATTCCAGGCCCTTGGCGCTGTGCATCGTCATGAGAATGACGGCATCGCTAGGCTGCCCATGCTCCTGCTCGTCCTTGTCCATCGAATCGATGTCCGCAATGAGCGCCAGATCGGTAAGGAAGGCGACTAGCGACTTGTCCTCATTGCGCTTCTCGAAGTCCTGTGTAACGGACAGAAACTCCTCGATATTTTCCAGCCGCGACCGGGATTCAATTGTATTCTCCCTCTGCAGCTCCAGTTTATATTCACTCCGCTCCAGTATCTGCTCGGTCAGCTCCGTTACAGACAAATAATCGACCATCGATGCCAGCTCGCGAATCATCGTATGAAACTCTGTGAGCGCCGCCTTGGTCTTGCCCGCTATATCCAGCCGTTCGAGTTGATCGAGCACCGTGAACATGGATACCCCTCTGGACGCAGCCTCCGCCGCAATCTTGGCGAGTGTCGTGTCCCCGATCCCGCGCTTAGGCACGTTAATGATCCGGGTCAGGCTAATATCATCGTCAGGATTGGAGATCAGACGCAAGTAGGCGAGCATATCCTTAATTTCCTTACGATCGTAGAACTTGATTCCGCCCACAATCTGGTATGGAATGTCTGATTTAATCAAAATTTCCTCAATGACCCGCGACTGGGCATTCGTCCGGTACAGAATCGCATGGTCGGCATACTTCCTGCCCGCCTGGCGATGCTTGCGAATTTCCGAAGTGACGTAGTACCCTTCCTCATGCTCCGAATCGGCCTGATAGACGATAATCGGTTCACCCTCACCGCGGTCGGTCCACAGATTCTTGGCCTTGCGTCCGGCATTGTTCTCGATGACGGCATTAGCCGCATTCAATATATTTGAGGTTGAGCGATAGTTCTGCTCCAGCAGGATCGAGCGGGCATTCGGGTAATCTTCCTCGAAGTTGAGAATATTCGTAATATCCGCTCCCCGCCAACCATAGATGGACTGGTCGCTATCGCCGACGACGCAAATATTATGGTGCTTGTCCGCCAGCATGCGGCAGAGCATATACTGCGCACGGTTCGTATCCTGATATTCATCCACATGGAGATAGCGAAACTTGTTCTGATAGAACTCCAGCACCTCAGGCACTTCCTTGAACAGCTCGATCGTCGACATAATCAAGTCATCAAAGTCCAGGGAGTTATTGCTCTTGAGCCGCTTCTGGTAAGCCTTGTACACATCATGCACAATCTGCTGATAGTAATCGCCAATCTTGCTCTCATACCGCTCGGGGGTTAACAACTCGTTCTTCGCGCTGCTGATGACAGCCTGAATGCCCTTCGGCTCAAATTTTTTCGTATCGATATTCAGATCCTTCATACAGTTGCGAATGACGGACAATTGGTCTGTAGAGTCGAGAATGGAAAAGTTCGAGGTGAATCCGATGCGGTCAATGTCCTTGCG contains:
- the ligA gene encoding NAD-dependent DNA ligase LigA; translated protein: MEQALQARMEQLIAEINRLNYHYYTLDNPIASDKEYDALYDELVVLERESGVVLPDSPTLRVGGELLEGFVPHRHLSRLWSLDKAQNADDLLAWNQRVLKTIADYNAKHPDELPLPDPSYVVEYKFDGLTLNLTYEGGRLVQAATRGNGVIGEGILAQVKTIRSVPLTIPFKEGKVEIQGEGIMNLSVLEAYNTTAAEPLKNARNAAAGALRNKNPQTTAERKLNAYFYNVGYAEGITFNTHMEMAQFLRDNQLKVNPYSAYLSTIDEVLSEVSRLAEERSSLDYLIDGAVIKLTDMRTREALGYTDKFPRWAVAFKFEAEETTTVLESVNWEVGRTGKITPVARVEAVELAGVTVQNCTLNNIGDIERKGLKHALGTRVFIRRSNDVIPEILGRADEEDGEEIVFPTACPACGTLLEQRGAHLFCNNKLGCKPQTIGRIAHFASRDAMDIETFSVMTAEQLYAECEVRDPADLYALGYDDLIKLERFGDKKARNLLEALEKSKSRDLAAFLYALGIPNTGKATTKMLADHYRSLDDIMAAEEDELVGLPDVGAIVAESITTFFRDPVIRASIDRMRALGVKAEAEARAEVRSDSLFSGKTVVLTGTMSIMTRDEAAKRLEALGAKVSGSVSKKTDYVIAGEKAGSKLKKAAELGITVIDNEEEFMKLLE
- the pcrA gene encoding DNA helicase PcrA, encoding MFNHMDIDQAVQKLNDRQREAVQHTEGPLLIMAGAGSGKTRVLTHRIAYLIEKRRVAPWSILAITFTNKAASEMQDRVSTLVGPIGRDIWVSTFHSMCVRILRKDIDRIGFTSNFSILDSTDQLSVIRNCMKDLNIDTKKFEPKGIQAVISSAKNELLTPERYESKIGDYYQQIVHDVYKAYQKRLKSNNSLDFDDLIMSTIELFKEVPEVLEFYQNKFRYLHVDEYQDTNRAQYMLCRMLADKHHNICVVGDSDQSIYGWRGADITNILNFEEDYPNARSILLEQNYRSTSNILNAANAVIENNAGRKAKNLWTDRGEGEPIIVYQADSEHEEGYYVTSEIRKHRQAGRKYADHAILYRTNAQSRVIEEILIKSDIPYQIVGGIKFYDRKEIKDMLAYLRLISNPDDDISLTRIINVPKRGIGDTTLAKIAAEAASRGVSMFTVLDQLERLDIAGKTKAALTEFHTMIRELASMVDYLSVTELTEQILERSEYKLELQRENTIESRSRLENIEEFLSVTQDFEKRNEDKSLVAFLTDLALIADIDSMDKDEQEHGQPSDAVILMTMHSAKGLEFPIVFIIGMEEGVFPHSRAFTDDKELEEERRIAYVGITRAEKQLYLTCARMRTLFGRTAANAPSRFLEEVPTELKSARGSAGGAGFAPRRSSYAADPNAAGFGFRGASGGPGSMAPGPGGRPGFAGAAGAAGGGGAARGGAVRVTPGLPGAGQAAGAGAAEAAQGPRDFVAGDKVAHAKWGTGTIVAVKGSGNDMELQIAFPAPVGLKRLLAGFAPITKV